In Myxocyprinus asiaticus isolate MX2 ecotype Aquarium Trade chromosome 46, UBuf_Myxa_2, whole genome shotgun sequence, a single window of DNA contains:
- the LOC127435551 gene encoding NADH dehydrogenase [ubiquinone] 1 alpha subcomplex subunit 9, mitochondrial-like, whose translation MAAVTLICRPVSVLPRISSTCSPVVLAAGPVAVQHRRIHHAVLPRGKGGRSSSSGVAATVFGATGFLGRYVVNRLGRMGSQIVVPHRCDQYDLMYLRPMGDLGQIIFMEWDARDKESVKRAIAHSNVVINLVGREWETRNCKFEDVFVSIPQQIARAAREAGIKKLIHMSHLNADIRSPSKYLRNKAVGEAAVREEFPDAIIMKPSECFGREDRFFNHFANMRWFGKAVPLIAMGKKTVKQPVHVVDVAKAIVSAIKDPDANGKTYALVGPNRYLLHDLVEYVYAVAHRPFVAYPIPRPLYHFIASFFEMNPFEPWTTRDKVDRFHTTDMKIPDLPGLEDMGITPSSVEQKAIETLRRHRRYRFLEAELGETKPAKTVSY comes from the exons GCACCTGTTCTCCAGTGGTGCTTGCAGCTGGGCCTGTGGCAGTCCAGCACAGGAGGATTCATCATGCTGTGTTGCCCCGGGGAAAAGGAGGCCGCTCCTCCTCCAGTGGAGTAGCTGCAACCGTGTTTGGAGCCACTGGCTTCCTTGGGAGATATGTTGTCAACCGACTCG GACGAATGGGGTCCCAGATCGTGGTCCCCCACCGATGTGACCAGTACGATCTTATGTACCTCAGACCCATGGGAGATCTCGGCCAAATCATCTTTATG GAATGGGATGCAAGAGATAAAGAATCAGTCAAAAGAGCAATCGCACACTCCAACGTTGTAATCAACCTTGTGGGAAGAGAGTGGGAGACGAG AAACTGCAAATTTGAAGATGTCTTCGTCTCCATCCCCCAGCAAATTGCAAGGGCAGCACGCGAAGCCGGAATTAAAAAACTAATCCATATGTCTCACCTTAATGCAGATATCCGCAGCCCCTCCAAGTATCTAAGGAATAAG GCTGTAGGTGAGGCAGCAGTGAGGGAAGAGTTTCCTGATGCCATCATTATGAAACCTTCTGAGTGCTTTGGAAGAGAGGACAGATTCTTTAACCATTTTGCTA ACATGCGTTGGTTTGGTAAAGCTGTGCCTCTTATTGCAATGGGCAAGAAGACAGTCAAACAGCCTGTTCAT GTGGTGGATGTGGCCAAAGCCATCGTCAGTGCCATCAAAGACCCTGATGCCAATGGGAAAACATATGCATTGGTTGG GCCCAATCGCTACTTGTTGCATGACTTGGTGGAGTATGTGTACGCGGTGGCCCACAGGCCGTTTGTTGCTTATCCCATACCTCGCCCTCTCTATCA CTTCATCGCAAGCTTCTTTGAGATGAACCCTTTTGAGCCCTGGACAACACGAGATAAAGTCGACCGG TTCCACACAACAGACATGAAGATTCCTGACCTCCCAGGTTTGGAGGACATGGGCATCACACCTTCCTCCGTTGAGCAGAAGGCGATTGAAACCTTACGACGTCATCGCCGCTATCGTTTCCTGGAAGCTGAACTTGGAGAGACCAAGCCTGCCAAAACAGTCAGCTACTGA